Proteins from a single region of Halorubrum sp. 2020YC2:
- a CDS encoding ABC transporter substrate-binding protein translates to MRVASLLPSATETLFALGVEPVGVSHSCDHPPAARELPTLTSTVVDHADRSAADIDEQMREVDGAVYDLDEARLAALEPDLLVTQATCDVCAVDASEVRAAAARLDPAPDVLACDPHSFADALDDAVRIGEAVGEEAAASALRADLRERVDAVRERAAAAVADEGRPRTAVLDWTDPPIRAGHWVRDMVELAGGDPSFQPDGPSEPVAWDDVRAHDPEALVVAPCGFDRDRAVDAVDDLSARPGFDDLSAVAADRAYAVDGNGLFNRPSHRLVDSLEALFACLHPDHAATTPRDHDRVVRVDRAPSPSVRADGG, encoded by the coding sequence ATGCGCGTCGCCTCCCTGCTGCCCTCCGCCACGGAAACGCTGTTCGCGCTCGGCGTCGAGCCGGTCGGCGTGTCGCACAGCTGTGACCACCCGCCGGCCGCCCGCGAGTTACCGACGCTGACGAGCACGGTCGTCGACCACGCCGACCGCTCGGCCGCCGACATCGACGAGCAGATGCGCGAGGTCGACGGCGCCGTCTACGACCTCGACGAGGCGCGGCTCGCGGCCCTCGAACCCGACCTCCTCGTCACGCAGGCCACCTGCGACGTCTGCGCGGTCGACGCGAGCGAGGTCCGCGCGGCCGCCGCGCGCCTCGACCCCGCGCCCGACGTGCTCGCCTGCGACCCTCACTCCTTCGCGGACGCCCTCGACGACGCGGTGCGGATAGGCGAGGCGGTCGGGGAGGAAGCGGCCGCGAGCGCGCTCCGCGCCGACCTCCGCGAGCGCGTCGACGCCGTCCGCGAGCGCGCGGCGGCCGCTGTCGCGGACGAGGGTCGCCCCCGGACCGCCGTCCTCGACTGGACCGACCCGCCGATCCGGGCGGGACATTGGGTGCGCGACATGGTCGAACTCGCGGGCGGCGACCCGTCGTTCCAGCCGGACGGTCCCTCCGAGCCGGTGGCGTGGGACGACGTGCGGGCGCACGACCCCGAGGCGCTGGTCGTCGCGCCCTGCGGGTTCGACCGCGACCGCGCCGTCGACGCGGTCGACGACCTCTCCGCTCGTCCGGGGTTCGACGACCTCTCCGCCGTCGCGGCCGACCGCGCCTACGCGGTCGACGGCAACGGGCTGTTCAACCGGCCGAGCCACCGGCTCGTCGACTCGCTGGAGGCGCTGTTCGCGTGTCTCCACCCCGACCACGCCGCGACGACGCCGCGCGACCACGACCGGGTCGTGCGGGTCGACCGTGCGCCGTCGCCGTCGGTGCGCGCCGACGGCGGGTAA
- a CDS encoding ABC transporter ATP-binding protein, protein MARSATSARGGPRERDETDAARGDESADGETGSPALAIEGLTKRFGDGDDAVVAVDDVSLSVERGSVVGLLGPNGAGKTTLIKCALGIVVPDAGSVRVFGSDVRDGRRAAYADVDAMLEGARNDYWRLTVRENLRYFATISGVDPDSVAARHDRLLDRLDLADKADTPVRELSRGMKQKVSLASVLAGGAELVFLDEPTLGLDVESARTLRAELRRLAAEEGLTIVVSSHDMTTIEAVCDRVVMLSNGRIAADDTVGALLGATGSDVVRVASPDLDPETVEGLRERFEVVDVDRDARPPAVTVAAGGDRLYDLTDALRAVGVTVSDIRTVQPDLEDVFLERTGSAPGAAGPESGGESP, encoded by the coding sequence ATGGCACGGAGCGCGACGAGCGCGCGCGGCGGTCCCCGCGAGCGCGACGAGACGGACGCGGCGCGCGGCGACGAGTCCGCCGACGGCGAGACCGGGTCGCCGGCGCTCGCGATAGAGGGCCTGACGAAGCGATTCGGTGACGGCGACGACGCGGTGGTCGCCGTCGACGACGTGAGCCTCTCGGTCGAGCGCGGGTCGGTCGTCGGCCTGCTCGGGCCGAACGGCGCGGGCAAGACGACGCTGATCAAGTGCGCGCTGGGGATCGTGGTCCCGGACGCGGGGTCGGTGCGGGTGTTTGGCAGCGACGTGCGCGACGGCCGGCGGGCGGCGTACGCCGACGTGGACGCGATGCTGGAGGGCGCCCGCAACGACTACTGGCGGCTCACGGTTCGGGAGAACCTCCGCTACTTCGCGACGATCAGCGGCGTCGACCCCGACTCCGTGGCGGCGCGCCACGACCGGCTGCTCGACCGCCTCGACCTCGCGGACAAGGCGGACACGCCGGTCCGAGAGCTCTCCCGGGGGATGAAACAGAAGGTGTCGCTGGCGAGCGTGCTGGCGGGCGGCGCCGAACTCGTCTTCTTGGACGAGCCGACGCTCGGGCTCGACGTCGAGAGCGCGCGGACGCTCCGGGCGGAGCTGCGCCGGCTCGCGGCCGAAGAGGGGCTCACCATCGTCGTCAGCAGCCACGACATGACGACGATCGAGGCGGTCTGCGACCGCGTCGTCATGTTATCGAACGGGCGGATCGCCGCGGACGACACGGTCGGGGCGCTGCTCGGCGCGACCGGCAGCGACGTCGTCCGGGTGGCTAGCCCGGACCTCGATCCGGAGACGGTCGAGGGGCTCCGCGAGCGGTTCGAGGTCGTCGACGTCGACCGCGACGCGCGCCCGCCCGCGGTGACGGTCGCGGCGGGCGGCGACCGGCTGTACGACCTGACCGACGCGCTCCGCGCGGTCGGGGTCACGGTCTCGGACATCCGCACGGTCCAGCCCGACCTCGAAGACGTGTTCCTCGAACGCACCGGGAGCGCGCCCGGCGCCGCCGGTCCCGAGTCCGGGGGTGAGTCCCCGTGA
- a CDS encoding ABC transporter permease: protein MSADASAGDPAALDDEPRPATYYHLARAVLYREFLIFVRYPANAIGGIVVSLFFFAALFLGGQLLAGQALTDSIEGIVVGYFLWTLSVGAYSSVSNDIGSEVQWGTLERHITTPFGFAPVALLKGVAKVVRTFLTSAVILAVMLLATGTRLSLAPVTVVAVAGLSITSVLGLGFAAGGVTVLYKRIGNWLNLLQFGFVALISAPVFDLPWTRVLPLAHGSAMLQRAMVDGTRLWQFPVADLALLVAVAVGYLLGGYLVFQVATRRARRLGVLGDY, encoded by the coding sequence GTGAGCGCGGACGCGTCGGCCGGGGATCCCGCGGCGCTCGACGACGAGCCGCGGCCGGCCACCTACTACCACCTGGCGCGGGCGGTGCTGTACCGCGAGTTCCTGATCTTCGTGCGCTATCCGGCAAACGCGATCGGGGGGATCGTGGTGTCTCTGTTCTTCTTCGCCGCGCTGTTCCTCGGCGGCCAGCTGCTCGCCGGGCAGGCGCTGACGGACTCGATAGAGGGGATCGTCGTCGGCTACTTCCTCTGGACGCTGTCCGTGGGCGCGTACTCGTCGGTGTCGAACGACATCGGCAGCGAGGTGCAGTGGGGGACCCTCGAACGCCACATCACAACCCCGTTCGGCTTCGCGCCCGTCGCGCTGTTGAAGGGGGTCGCGAAGGTGGTGCGGACGTTCCTCACGAGCGCGGTGATCCTCGCGGTCATGCTCCTCGCGACCGGAACCCGCCTGAGCCTCGCGCCCGTAACGGTAGTCGCCGTCGCGGGGCTGTCGATCACGTCGGTCCTCGGGCTCGGCTTCGCCGCCGGCGGGGTGACGGTGCTGTACAAGCGGATCGGCAACTGGCTCAACCTCCTCCAGTTCGGCTTCGTCGCGCTGATCTCGGCGCCCGTCTTCGATCTCCCGTGGACGCGCGTCCTCCCCTTGGCGCACGGCAGCGCCATGCTCCAGCGCGCGATGGTCGACGGGACCCGGCTGTGGCAGTTCCCGGTAGCCGACCTGGCGCTGCTCGTCGCGGTCGCGGTCGGCTACCTGCTCGGCGGCTACCTCGTGTTCCAGGTGGCGACGCGGCGGGCGCGGCGGCTCGGCGTGCTCGGGGATTACTGA
- a CDS encoding acyl-CoA thioesterase translates to MSSVSETYIENRQRVQPTHTNNYESAHGGNVVKWMDEIGAMSAMRAAGETCVTAKINGLDFKRPVPQGDTCVIESYVYAVGRTSLRTRIRAYRESPRTGERELTTESYFVFVAVDADGNPTPVPELEVTGERCRELRDEALAAEPEEGR, encoded by the coding sequence ATGTCCAGCGTCAGCGAGACGTACATCGAGAACCGCCAGCGCGTCCAGCCCACCCACACGAACAACTACGAGTCGGCCCACGGGGGGAACGTCGTCAAGTGGATGGACGAGATCGGCGCGATGTCGGCCATGCGCGCCGCCGGCGAGACCTGCGTCACGGCCAAGATCAACGGGCTCGACTTCAAGCGGCCGGTGCCGCAGGGGGACACCTGCGTCATCGAGTCGTACGTGTACGCGGTCGGGCGGACGAGCCTCCGGACGCGGATCCGCGCGTACCGCGAGTCCCCGCGCACGGGCGAGCGCGAACTCACGACGGAGTCGTACTTCGTGTTCGTCGCCGTCGACGCCGACGGAAACCCGACGCCCGTCCCGGAGCTGGAGGTCACGGGCGAGCGCTGCCGCGAACTCCGCGACGAGGCGCTCGCGGCGGAACCCGAAGAGGGCCGCTGA